The Hymenobacter baengnokdamensis genome includes a region encoding these proteins:
- a CDS encoding alpha/beta fold hydrolase, whose product MVTYLALHYWAGAGREFDLLPLPAGARLLAPDLPGFGAQAAPAGFDYSVKSYADWLAAYIHEHQLTDYQLIGHSMGGKFALALAARQPAGLRGLLLLSPSPPTPEPISEADRAASRTAFGQRAEAEKTFDKITGLPVPAGWRERVVADNLRTSHVAWDAWLQRGTREDIAALMPHVAVPCRLLVGEHDRAISPATQRSQTLPLLPAGSRLELVPGAGHLLPLEAPGALWG is encoded by the coding sequence ATGGTTACTTACCTTGCGTTGCATTACTGGGCCGGCGCGGGCCGCGAGTTTGATTTGCTGCCGCTGCCTGCCGGCGCCCGGCTGCTGGCGCCCGACCTGCCGGGTTTTGGGGCGCAGGCCGCCCCGGCCGGGTTCGATTACTCAGTCAAAAGCTACGCCGACTGGCTGGCTGCCTACATTCACGAGCATCAACTAACCGATTATCAGCTCATCGGGCATAGCATGGGGGGCAAGTTTGCGCTGGCGCTGGCTGCCCGGCAGCCGGCGGGCCTGCGGGGCTTGTTATTGCTGTCGCCTTCGCCGCCTACCCCCGAGCCCATCAGCGAGGCTGACCGGGCTGCCAGCCGGACGGCTTTCGGCCAGCGGGCCGAAGCTGAAAAGACGTTCGACAAGATTACCGGCCTGCCCGTGCCCGCCGGCTGGCGCGAGCGCGTGGTGGCCGACAACCTGCGTACTTCGCACGTCGCCTGGGATGCCTGGCTGCAACGTGGTACCCGTGAAGACATAGCTGCCCTGATGCCCCACGTAGCCGTGCCTTGCCGCCTGCTGGTGGGCGAGCACGACCGCGCCATCTCACCCGCTACGCAACGCTCGCAAACCCTGCCGCTGCTGCCCGCCGGCTCGCGCCTGGAGCTGGTGCCCGGTGCCGGCCATCTGCTGCCGCTGGAAGCACCGGGTGCGCTGTGGGGTTAA
- a CDS encoding RNA polymerase sigma factor, producing the protein MEPMQPSDSALIALYLAGRETAFAQLLQRHQARVYTTIQLVVRDEDLADDLTQDTFIKAIHTLKSGRYQDEGKFGSWLCRIAHNLAIDAFRRAKRAPQTSLDDNMGLANSLHLSEESADDMLGREESHAHLRQLIQELPTAQKEVLLMRHYGDMSFQEIADATGVSINTALGRMRYALINLRKKMAAHSLLYDSNLTPPDVAPLRVQRIAS; encoded by the coding sequence ATGGAACCCATGCAGCCGAGCGACTCCGCGCTCATCGCTCTCTACCTGGCCGGCCGCGAAACGGCCTTTGCCCAGCTGCTCCAGCGCCATCAGGCGCGGGTCTATACGACTATCCAGCTGGTAGTGCGCGATGAGGACCTGGCCGACGACCTGACGCAGGATACGTTTATCAAGGCCATTCATACCCTCAAAAGCGGGCGGTACCAGGACGAAGGCAAGTTTGGCTCTTGGCTGTGCCGCATTGCGCACAACCTGGCCATCGATGCCTTCCGCCGCGCCAAGCGAGCGCCCCAAACCAGCCTCGATGACAACATGGGGCTGGCAAACTCGTTACACCTCTCGGAAGAGTCGGCCGACGATATGCTGGGCCGAGAGGAAAGCCACGCGCACCTCCGGCAGCTGATTCAGGAACTGCCCACTGCCCAAAAGGAAGTATTGCTGATGCGCCACTACGGCGACATGAGCTTTCAGGAAATAGCCGACGCAACCGGCGTCAGCATCAATACCGCGCTGGGCCGTATGCGCTACGCCCTTATTAACCTGCGGAAGAAAATGGCCGCTCATTCGCTTTTATATGATTCAAACCTTACCCCACCCGACGTTGCTCCGCTACGTGTACAACGAATTGCCAGCTGA
- the glgP gene encoding alpha-glucan family phosphorylase — MTFQFKAPTPAAKYKTAAAYFSMEFALDQSLKIYSGGLGFLAGSHMRSAYELKQNLIGIGILWTYGYYDQERNPDQSMKAEFLHKHYSFLQDTGLVFPIIIHDAEVHVKALYLAPDTFGTAPMFFLTTDIPENDYLSRTISHHLYDPDTAARVAQSMLLGIGGGKLLDVLGRQTDIYHLNEGHGLPLAFYLYQKHGRDLAEVQKRLVFTTHTPELAGNEEHPMKLLQDMSFFAGVPAEEVRQVARVENDTLNYTLTALRFARKANAVSKVHGTVANEMWGHYAGICPIISITNAQNGTYWRDPQLAAAHKAKNDDALLARKKDLKKALFCTVADQTGTLLDPNVLTIVWARRFAAYKRADLILRDFERFVKLVTNDERPVQVIWAGKPYPKDYGAINIFNDIIRKTKDLKRCAVLTGYELGLSAELKKGSDLWLNTPRYPREASGTSGMTAAMNACVSVSIADGWIPEFAKDGENCFLIEHTDVSLPDAQKDDIEAATLLSVLENTVVPMYYDQPKQFLKVVKAAMKDVEPEFESTRMAREYYEQLYK, encoded by the coding sequence ATGACTTTTCAATTTAAAGCGCCCACTCCGGCCGCTAAATACAAGACGGCGGCTGCTTACTTCTCCATGGAGTTTGCCCTCGACCAGAGCCTGAAAATCTATTCCGGCGGGTTGGGCTTTCTGGCGGGCTCGCACATGCGCTCGGCCTACGAGCTCAAGCAGAACCTCATCGGCATTGGCATTCTGTGGACGTATGGCTACTACGACCAGGAGCGCAACCCCGACCAGAGCATGAAAGCCGAGTTTCTGCACAAGCATTATTCGTTTCTGCAGGATACGGGGCTGGTTTTCCCCATCATCATTCACGATGCCGAAGTGCACGTGAAAGCGCTGTACCTGGCGCCCGACACGTTTGGCACCGCGCCGATGTTTTTCCTGACGACTGACATTCCGGAAAACGACTACCTCTCGCGCACTATCTCGCACCACCTCTATGACCCGGACACCGCCGCGCGCGTGGCGCAAAGCATGCTGCTGGGCATTGGTGGCGGCAAGCTGCTTGATGTGCTGGGCCGGCAAACCGACATCTACCACCTCAACGAGGGCCACGGCCTGCCGCTGGCGTTTTATCTCTACCAAAAGCACGGCCGCGACCTGGCCGAAGTACAAAAGCGGCTGGTGTTTACGACCCACACGCCCGAGCTGGCCGGCAACGAGGAGCACCCCATGAAGCTGCTCCAGGATATGAGCTTTTTTGCGGGCGTGCCCGCCGAGGAAGTGCGCCAGGTGGCGCGGGTCGAAAATGACACGCTCAACTATACCCTTACTGCGCTGCGCTTTGCCCGTAAAGCCAACGCGGTGAGCAAAGTACACGGCACGGTAGCCAACGAAATGTGGGGCCACTACGCGGGCATCTGCCCCATCATCTCCATTACCAATGCCCAGAATGGCACTTACTGGCGCGACCCGCAGCTGGCAGCCGCCCACAAGGCCAAAAACGACGACGCCCTGCTGGCTCGCAAGAAGGACTTGAAAAAGGCGTTGTTCTGCACGGTAGCCGACCAGACGGGCACCCTGCTCGACCCGAATGTGCTGACTATCGTGTGGGCCCGCCGCTTCGCGGCCTACAAGCGGGCCGACCTCATCCTGCGTGATTTTGAGCGCTTTGTAAAGCTGGTGACCAACGACGAGCGCCCGGTACAGGTAATCTGGGCTGGCAAGCCGTATCCGAAAGATTATGGTGCAATTAATATATTCAACGACATCATCCGCAAGACCAAGGACCTGAAGCGCTGTGCTGTGCTCACGGGCTACGAGCTGGGCTTATCGGCCGAGCTGAAAAAGGGTTCGGACCTCTGGCTGAACACCCCGCGCTACCCACGCGAGGCCAGCGGCACCAGCGGCATGACGGCCGCCATGAACGCCTGCGTAAGCGTGAGCATCGCCGATGGCTGGATTCCGGAGTTTGCCAAAGATGGTGAAAACTGCTTCCTCATTGAGCACACCGACGTGAGCCTGCCCGATGCGCAGAAGGATGATATTGAGGCCGCCACGCTCCTGAGCGTGCTAGAAAACACGGTGGTGCCGATGTACTATGACCAGCCCAAGCAATTCCTGAAAGTGGTGAAGGCCGCCATGAAAGATGTGGAGCCGGAGTTTGAGAGCACGCGCATGGCCCGGGAGTATTACGAGCAGCTGTACAAGTAA
- a CDS encoding DUF4249 domain-containing protein has product MGFTSIRYLVLAGLLALGSCIEPYTINTPAAAQTYLVVDGFINTQGSTVIKLTRTQALAAKGSVSVEPKATVYIQDDLGRHYPLTESPAGTYSSPTQTLDPTRKYQLSITTAKGRAYLSDLIEAKTTPPIDRVSWKLENQGLQVYVSAHDPASNTHYYRWDYSETWAFTAAYFSVVTFKDTNANPPAPYVVPRTEDIYHCWHTEPSTSIKQNTTATLSQDVVSDYPLQFLAFPSERFQSLYSILVRQYAQTQAEYDYWEILRKNTESVGTINDPLPSQLTGNVHSLSDSSEPVLGFVSAHSVVEQRLFIARDELPKGQLVYADAVNDGCRLDTIPKDKPAYMDDPPIPNYALMVFRRNILYPVAILPSGHDYTVSTLECIDCRTRGTNVKPSFWP; this is encoded by the coding sequence ATGGGCTTTACTTCCATACGTTATCTGGTGCTGGCCGGACTGCTTGCTTTGGGCAGCTGCATAGAGCCCTATACCATTAATACTCCGGCCGCCGCGCAGACCTACCTCGTAGTAGACGGATTTATCAATACCCAGGGCAGTACCGTTATTAAGCTCACCCGCACGCAGGCTCTGGCCGCCAAGGGCAGCGTTTCGGTTGAGCCGAAAGCCACTGTCTACATCCAGGATGACCTAGGCCGGCATTACCCGCTCACTGAAAGCCCGGCCGGTACCTACTCCTCGCCTACCCAAACGCTCGACCCCACGCGCAAGTACCAGCTTTCTATTACAACGGCGAAAGGCCGCGCCTACCTTTCCGACCTGATTGAGGCCAAAACGACACCGCCCATCGACCGTGTCAGCTGGAAGCTGGAAAACCAGGGGCTTCAGGTGTATGTGAGCGCCCATGACCCAGCCAGCAACACGCACTACTATCGCTGGGACTACAGCGAAACCTGGGCGTTTACGGCGGCCTACTTTTCGGTGGTCACGTTCAAAGACACCAACGCGAACCCGCCGGCTCCTTACGTGGTGCCCCGCACCGAGGATATCTACCACTGCTGGCATACCGAGCCGTCGACCAGCATTAAGCAGAACACGACGGCGACGCTGAGCCAGGATGTTGTAAGTGATTACCCGCTGCAGTTTCTCGCATTTCCCAGCGAGCGCTTCCAATCGCTTTATAGCATCCTGGTGCGCCAGTATGCCCAAACGCAGGCGGAGTACGACTACTGGGAAATATTGCGCAAAAACACCGAGAGCGTGGGCACCATTAACGACCCGCTGCCTTCGCAGCTCACCGGCAACGTGCACTCGCTTAGTGATTCGAGCGAGCCCGTACTTGGCTTTGTCTCCGCTCACTCAGTAGTAGAGCAACGCCTGTTCATTGCCCGAGACGAACTACCCAAAGGGCAGCTCGTGTATGCCGATGCGGTAAATGATGGCTGCCGGCTCGACACCATTCCGAAAGACAAGCCAGCTTACATGGATGACCCACCCATCCCCAACTACGCGCTTATGGTTTTTCGGCGCAATATCCTTTATCCCGTGGCCATCCTGCCTAGTGGCCACGACTATACCGTGAGCACATTGGAGTGCATCGACTGCCGCACGCGGGGCACCAATGTAAAGCCCAGCTTCTGGCCGTAG
- a CDS encoding alpha/beta hydrolase-fold protein, translating into MKKLFSRLLSRLGRRATRTPVTFRLTSIPANTPAGATIYLTGSCNGWTTDDPAFALAFDPADGSYALTIPPGRGLLEYKFTRGSWATIETDADNRAMPNRRCQFGPRPRVVSLQVLNWEDQGGIIPPRQHSASPNVHILAPAFPMPQLRRTRRVWVYLPPGYAAGTRRYPVLYLQDGQNVFDQFTSFSGEWGVDETLDRLAAAGHDLGGCLVVAVDNAGPHRLDEYSPWRNRRARHGGQGEQYVNFLVHTLKPYIDYHYRTQPGCETTGIAGSSMGGLLATYAALRYPAVFGRVGVFSPAYWFAGQSLLAYVAQHRPRPATRWYFVCGAQEGPTMVPLMATLREALREAGVPAANLRFNVRPDGQHAEWFWQREFAAAYDWLFAEGLPVAVAPATSLA; encoded by the coding sequence ATGAAAAAACTCTTCTCCCGCCTGCTTTCCCGGCTAGGCCGAAGAGCCACCCGGACACCCGTTACGTTTCGACTTACCTCAATACCAGCCAATACCCCGGCCGGGGCTACGATTTACCTCACGGGCTCGTGCAATGGCTGGACGACCGACGACCCGGCCTTTGCGCTGGCCTTCGACCCGGCCGATGGCAGCTACGCGCTAACCATCCCACCCGGCCGGGGGCTGCTCGAATATAAGTTTACACGCGGCAGCTGGGCTACCATCGAAACCGATGCCGATAACCGGGCCATGCCCAACCGGCGCTGTCAGTTTGGGCCGCGCCCGCGCGTGGTATCACTCCAGGTGCTCAATTGGGAAGACCAGGGTGGTATCATTCCGCCCCGCCAGCATTCGGCCTCACCCAATGTGCACATTCTGGCCCCGGCTTTTCCGATGCCGCAGCTGCGGCGTACGCGGCGCGTGTGGGTGTATCTGCCGCCCGGCTACGCGGCCGGCACCCGCCGCTACCCGGTGCTGTACCTGCAAGACGGCCAGAATGTATTTGACCAGTTTACGTCCTTTAGCGGCGAGTGGGGCGTCGATGAAACCCTCGACCGGCTCGCTGCTGCCGGCCACGACCTGGGCGGCTGCCTGGTAGTAGCCGTTGACAACGCGGGGCCGCACCGGCTCGATGAGTATTCGCCCTGGCGCAACCGCCGCGCCCGGCACGGCGGCCAGGGCGAGCAGTACGTCAACTTTCTGGTCCACACGCTCAAGCCTTACATCGACTACCACTACCGCACGCAGCCCGGCTGCGAAACGACTGGTATTGCCGGCTCCAGCATGGGCGGGCTGCTGGCTACCTACGCGGCGCTGCGCTACCCGGCGGTGTTTGGGCGGGTGGGCGTGTTTTCACCCGCCTACTGGTTTGCCGGGCAGTCGCTGCTGGCTTACGTGGCACAGCACCGGCCCCGGCCCGCTACCCGCTGGTATTTCGTGTGCGGGGCACAGGAAGGCCCCACGATGGTGCCCCTGATGGCCACGCTGCGCGAGGCGCTGCGCGAAGCCGGCGTGCCGGCCGCCAACCTCCGGTTCAACGTGCGGCCCGATGGTCAGCACGCCGAATGGTTCTGGCAGCGCGAATTTGCCGCGGCTTACGACTGGCTTTTTGCCGAAGGCTTACCCGTGGCGGTAGCCCCGGCTACTTCCCTGGCGTAG
- a CDS encoding SOS response-associated peptidase, whose protein sequence is MCGRYTIITPAPALAKRFNAKEAPAPAPNFNAAPSQALPIITNAAPGQIQLVSWGLVPGWSRDPASGPKPINARAETLIEKPSFRQLLARKRCLVLADSFYEWQATERGKIPHRILLKDEQPFAFAGLWDEWLDKSTGELHPTFTIVTTEPNELMARLHNRMPVILPGPEAEQAWLSDRLGPSQHQQLLVPYDASLMREYVITSRVNSPAHNDAEVLVAA, encoded by the coding sequence ATGTGTGGCCGCTATACCATTATCACCCCAGCGCCGGCGTTAGCCAAGCGCTTCAATGCGAAGGAAGCACCAGCTCCGGCGCCCAATTTCAACGCCGCGCCCTCGCAGGCGCTGCCCATCATCACCAATGCCGCGCCCGGCCAGATTCAGCTCGTGAGCTGGGGCCTGGTGCCCGGCTGGAGCCGCGACCCGGCCAGCGGCCCCAAGCCCATTAATGCCCGCGCCGAAACCCTGATAGAGAAGCCCAGCTTCCGGCAGCTGCTGGCCCGTAAGCGCTGCCTGGTGCTGGCCGACAGTTTTTACGAGTGGCAGGCCACGGAGCGCGGCAAAATTCCGCATCGTATTTTGCTGAAAGATGAGCAGCCGTTCGCTTTTGCCGGCCTCTGGGACGAGTGGCTCGACAAAAGCACCGGCGAGCTGCACCCTACGTTTACCATCGTCACAACCGAGCCCAACGAGCTGATGGCCAGGCTGCACAACCGGATGCCGGTTATTCTGCCCGGTCCCGAAGCCGAACAGGCCTGGCTTTCCGATAGACTGGGCCCATCGCAGCACCAGCAGTTGCTGGTGCCTTATGATGCCAGCTTAATGCGCGAATACGTTATTACAAGCCGCGTAAACTCGCCCGCCCACAACGATGCCGAGGTGTTAGTGGCGGCGTAG
- a CDS encoding TonB-dependent receptor — translation MTFFYRFILLSLLLSYGVAGYGQQAPPPTISGDFRQLPFTEFVRQLAATTPYRFYYKPADVDSVRITLQVVDQPLDEVLRRALRATPLQFAVAADHRVYITTGVAIETRLPDNFFQPAGKEPAAQAGSNPAARPVVAGAVAGKVYELGLDQASSNGKATITGRVREAKSGEPVVGASVYIENPTIGVSTDQFGSYTLTLPVGRQRLNLRGLGIKNTVRLLNLHGNGKLDLEVEEDITPLKEVVIEAEKDHNVTSMQMGVQKLDIKTIKQVPTVFGEADILRVILTLPGVKSVGEGNTGMSVRGGGTDQNLVLFNDATIYNPSHLFGFFSAFNPDMLKSVELYKSTVPARYGGRLSSVLDIATRDGNRKKIEASGGIGLLTSRLTLEGPLAKGKGSFLVAGRTSYSDWLLKQLPSKSLNSSAASFYDLSAHIAYDFSDRNSLYATGYYSHDRFRLATDTVYNYSNLAGSLKWKHVINDKLYGVLTGTFSRYQYSLSTERNPVTASQLSYNLNQGGVQADFSYFPNARHTIEFGGSSLFYQIAPGSLSPLGSSSLVVNDVLSTERALESALYISDRFDISPRFSVAAGLRYSLYNALGPRDVNEYQPGISLSESTITGVTSYGSGKVLATYQGPEYRLSAKYAASANSSVKLSLNRMRQYIHQLTNTTVVSPTDSWKLSDRYIRPQVGDQASVGYYRNFESNTIETSVEAYYKVMHDFLDYKGGATLLLNHHLETDVVNGEGRAYGVEFMVRKSTGKLNGWLSYTYSRSLVQVNTGTDIINGGSYYPSNFDKPHDATLVSNYRFSRRFSLSMNLNYSTGRPITLPLAKYYLGNSLRVYYSDRNAYRVPDYYRMDLAMNIEGNHKVNKLAHSSWTLAVYNLTGRHNPYSVYFQSQNGQINGYQLSIFAQPIPTVTYNFRF, via the coding sequence ATGACTTTTTTTTACCGTTTTATCTTATTGAGTTTACTGCTGAGCTACGGAGTGGCAGGCTACGGGCAGCAGGCCCCGCCGCCCACCATCAGCGGCGATTTCCGGCAGTTGCCCTTTACTGAGTTTGTGCGGCAGCTGGCCGCTACCACGCCCTACCGCTTTTACTATAAGCCGGCCGATGTAGATAGCGTCCGCATCACCCTTCAGGTAGTGGACCAGCCCCTGGACGAAGTGCTGCGTCGGGCGCTGCGTGCTACCCCCCTGCAGTTTGCCGTAGCCGCCGACCACCGGGTGTACATCACCACCGGGGTAGCCATCGAGACGCGGTTGCCCGACAATTTTTTTCAGCCCGCCGGGAAGGAACCGGCAGCCCAAGCCGGCTCAAACCCCGCCGCCCGCCCGGTGGTGGCTGGTGCGGTAGCCGGCAAGGTGTATGAGCTGGGGCTCGACCAGGCTTCCAGCAATGGCAAGGCTACTATCACGGGCCGGGTGCGGGAAGCCAAGAGCGGCGAGCCGGTAGTAGGCGCCTCCGTATATATAGAAAATCCTACTATCGGGGTTTCGACCGACCAATTTGGCTCTTACACCCTTACGCTGCCGGTGGGCCGCCAGCGCCTGAACCTGCGGGGCCTGGGCATCAAGAATACCGTGCGGCTGCTGAACCTGCACGGCAACGGCAAGCTCGACCTTGAAGTTGAGGAAGATATTACGCCGCTGAAAGAGGTAGTGATTGAAGCGGAGAAGGACCACAACGTAACCAGCATGCAAATGGGCGTGCAAAAGCTGGACATTAAGACCATTAAGCAGGTACCCACGGTTTTTGGCGAGGCCGATATTCTGCGGGTTATCCTCACGCTGCCGGGGGTAAAATCGGTGGGTGAGGGCAATACCGGCATGAGCGTGCGCGGCGGTGGCACCGACCAGAACCTGGTCTTGTTCAATGACGCGACCATTTACAACCCCTCGCACCTGTTCGGCTTTTTTTCGGCTTTTAACCCCGACATGCTGAAGTCGGTTGAGCTGTATAAAAGCACCGTACCGGCCCGCTACGGCGGGCGGCTCTCGTCGGTGCTCGACATTGCCACCCGCGACGGTAACCGCAAGAAAATCGAGGCCTCGGGCGGCATTGGGCTACTCACCAGCCGCCTCACCCTGGAAGGGCCGCTGGCAAAGGGAAAAGGGTCTTTTCTGGTAGCAGGCCGCACCTCCTATTCCGACTGGCTGCTGAAACAGCTCCCAAGCAAGAGTCTGAATTCGAGCGCCGCCTCCTTTTATGATTTGAGCGCCCACATAGCCTACGATTTCAGCGACCGCAACAGCCTGTATGCGACTGGCTACTATAGCCATGACCGCTTCCGGCTGGCTACCGACACCGTGTACAACTATAGTAACCTGGCCGGCAGCCTGAAATGGAAGCACGTTATCAACGATAAGCTCTACGGTGTACTGACCGGTACATTCAGCCGCTACCAATACAGCCTGAGCACCGAGCGCAACCCGGTTACGGCGTCGCAGCTGTCCTACAATCTGAATCAGGGCGGGGTGCAGGCCGATTTTAGCTATTTTCCGAATGCGCGGCACACCATCGAGTTTGGGGGCAGCTCGCTGTTTTATCAGATTGCGCCGGGCAGCCTTAGCCCGCTGGGAAGCAGCTCGCTGGTAGTCAACGACGTACTAAGCACCGAGCGCGCGCTGGAGAGCGCACTTTATATATCTGACCGCTTCGATATCTCGCCGCGCTTTTCGGTGGCCGCCGGGCTGCGCTATTCGCTCTACAATGCCCTGGGGCCCCGCGATGTGAATGAGTATCAACCCGGCATTTCGCTCAGCGAGTCGACCATTACGGGGGTTACCAGCTATGGCAGCGGCAAGGTGCTGGCCACTTACCAAGGCCCCGAATACCGGCTTTCGGCAAAGTATGCTGCCTCGGCCAACTCGTCGGTGAAGCTGAGCCTGAACCGGATGCGACAGTATATTCATCAGCTCACCAACACCACGGTGGTTTCGCCTACCGACAGCTGGAAGCTGAGCGACCGCTACATCCGGCCGCAGGTGGGTGACCAGGCTTCGGTGGGCTATTACCGCAATTTCGAGTCGAATACCATCGAAACGTCGGTGGAGGCCTACTATAAGGTGATGCACGATTTTCTGGACTACAAAGGCGGAGCTACCCTGCTACTCAACCACCACCTCGAAACCGACGTGGTGAATGGCGAAGGCCGGGCCTATGGTGTTGAGTTTATGGTGCGTAAGTCGACGGGGAAGCTCAACGGCTGGCTGAGCTACACCTATTCCCGCTCACTGGTACAAGTGAACACCGGCACCGATATCATCAACGGCGGCAGCTACTACCCCAGCAACTTTGACAAGCCCCATGATGCCACCCTGGTCAGCAACTACCGTTTTAGCCGGCGCTTCAGCTTATCGATGAACCTCAACTATAGCACGGGCCGGCCTATTACCCTGCCTTTGGCTAAGTACTACCTGGGCAATTCGCTGCGCGTGTATTACTCTGACCGCAACGCCTACCGCGTGCCCGACTACTACCGCATGGACCTGGCCATGAATATCGAGGGCAACCATAAGGTTAATAAGCTGGCGCACAGCTCCTGGACGCTGGCGGTGTACAACCTTACGGGCCGCCACAACCCGTACTCGGTTTATTTTCAATCACAAAACGGCCAGATTAACGGCTACCAGCTCTCCATCTTCGCGCAGCCTATCCCAACCGTCACCTACAACTTCCGCTTCTAA
- the nth gene encoding endonuclease III: MTRPERFRRFLDYFTSNFPEPKTELAYRNPYELIVAVVLSAQCTDKRVNQIMPALLEQFPTAAELGSATAEDIFPLIRSISYPNNKAKHLAGLGRLLLEEFGGEVPSSIEELQLLPGVGRKTANVVVSVIYNQPAMAVDTHVFRVSHRLGLVPKAATTPLAVEKALVRYIPQEIIPKSHHWLILHGRYICVARSPKCSICPLTDFCAYYAREVAGATATGKPSAKSQS, encoded by the coding sequence ATGACTCGCCCCGAACGGTTTCGCCGCTTTCTCGACTATTTCACCAGTAATTTTCCGGAGCCTAAAACCGAGTTGGCGTACCGTAACCCCTACGAGCTTATTGTGGCGGTAGTGTTGAGCGCGCAGTGTACCGACAAGCGCGTAAACCAGATAATGCCCGCCCTACTGGAGCAGTTTCCGACGGCCGCCGAGCTGGGCAGTGCCACGGCCGAGGACATTTTTCCGCTTATCCGCAGTATTTCGTACCCCAACAACAAGGCCAAGCACCTGGCGGGCCTGGGCCGCCTGCTGCTTGAAGAGTTTGGCGGCGAAGTACCCAGCAGCATTGAGGAGCTGCAGCTCCTGCCCGGCGTGGGCCGCAAAACGGCCAATGTGGTCGTGTCGGTGATTTACAACCAGCCCGCGATGGCCGTCGACACGCACGTTTTCCGGGTATCGCACCGGCTGGGGCTCGTGCCCAAAGCTGCCACCACGCCCCTGGCCGTGGAAAAAGCGCTGGTGCGCTACATTCCGCAGGAAATTATCCCGAAATCGCACCATTGGCTTATATTGCACGGACGCTATATTTGCGTAGCCCGCTCGCCGAAGTGCAGCATTTGCCCACTCACCGACTTCTGCGCCTACTACGCCAGGGAAGTAGCCGGGGCTACCGCCACGGGTAAGCCTTCGGCAAAAAGCCAGTCGTAA